Within Buteo buteo chromosome 10, bButBut1.hap1.1, whole genome shotgun sequence, the genomic segment ATTTGCATTGTGATTAGAATCACTGTCAAATGTTCCAGTTGTATCAGAATTCTGTGTTTCAAGAAATCCCTGTTCCTGTAGGGACCACATACAATGTGGTGTTTCTGATGTAGTGCGAAGGATTGTACCCCCTGCGTGGgcctttttttcagatgcgtGTGTCAGTAGTAGTTAACTCTACCTGTATGAATAAGGTCATAAATTCACATGGAATGTCATTATTACTACAAAATCAAACTGTTTTTCATATCATACTGTGTATTTGCAAAAAGAGAATACAccaaaattaaaggaaatctttcagtttaatttcatCTAGTGAAAGGATGCAAAAACTATGCTTAGGACAAGTGTGGCTTTGAAGTTGGGCACTGGTAGAATAAGATTTACCTGTTCAAAGCAGCCTTTGGAAGGCATTCTCATTTCATTAATATTACCTAGAGCTGACAGCCTGTTTCCTCTGCAGAGCTCACACCAGGGATTTTGTGAATCCTTTCCTGTAGTGAGTCCATCTTTATAACTTTTGGAAACTAGATGTTCAGCTTCATTAGTCTGTTCAGATGCTGTCATCAGTATCAATTATCAGTACATTTTAAACTCTTGCAAGTCTGGTGGAATTAAAATACATCATTCCAAGAGGCAAAGTGatttcaataaaatttaaaaataccctATAAACTACCCATCTCTTACAATGAAAAGTGTGAGAGAGGTTCTATTTGAAATGGAGTTGGGTAGTTCGTtttggtggttggtttgttgtgggttttttggggggatttttttttttttaacaggttgCTAGGGTTTTAGCATGGTTTTCTAAGGAAGTAGAGCATGTGTGTTCATAGTGTTGTTGCAGTTCTTCTAAACCCCTTGGCTAATTAAGACAATAAAAGAGGACACTAAAGATATGACATTGATATGCAAAACTCTGAGCTGGATAAAGATTTGTATCCCTCTTGTGGAAGAGATTGATATGTGAGTGCAGATTGATGTGTGAATGCAATCTATTAGACAGCAGAGATCAGCCCCAGTACACAAAGATGTTGTAATCTGACCTGTGTAGTTTTGCTGCGCATGTTACTACTTGTTGTAATGCAGCCTCCTAGACTCTGCTTGTGCTTTCCTTATgtaatcctttttcttttttatgacaACATTGGAGTCTGTTTTCTGAGAAGGTACTTTAGAGGTTTTTATGTATataagtgtgtatatataaaaaaataaatatactgtatatataatatatatacacgtattggtttatatatttcattttctgttatgtATCATAGGGCAAACTTGCTCTTTCTTGTGTCTTTCTTTGCAATATACATCTAAGAGTCTGTTAAATTAcagctttaaagtattttactgGACTGCAGTTTATATTAACCTCTGGTCAGCAGACTCCAGatgtttcttcaaaatttgAAAGCAGTGCTAAGTCCCATCATGCGCTGGCTTAAAATTCACCTATTTGAAAGTCATAGGCTAGAGAATATCCAGCCTGTGTGTTTTGGCTGTCACTGTACTTATTCCCCATGTTGCAAGCTGGTAATTGGAAAAGTAACGTGGGTTCAGTTGCACTCAGATTTTGACAGGCATGAAAAGGGGCCATGTGTGGACTGTTTGGGGTAAATTCTTAGTTTCTCAAAACCTAGATAAAATTGCTTTCTTGCCAGACAACTGGTACTCCAGCTATTCATTGATCATCCTTATATATGTAGATTGAGAGCTGAAGGTGTATCTTAGGTAAAGTATCTGACTTCCCACCAAACGGTGCATTCACGTGTGCTTAAGCTTGAGGAGAACCTGattcaaaatacagtaaagGACTAGATAGATATGGTTGTTCCCATGAGAAACTGCTagagaggaataaaataatgctttacCTTGGGAAGAGCTTGGATACAATTCTTGCATTCCTTAACTTCTGTGGTATGTGTGACACAGCAGGAGAGTTATAGGAGCGTAAAAAAGGCTGTCCCACACTCTGTGCACTTAAATGAAAGCCAGCAAGCCTCGCCTTGCTGTTCCAGTTCAGAAGCGGTGAAAGTACCAGTCCCTGGAAGAAAAGGTCTCTGTCAAGGCAGCAAATCGGGACAGAGTTGTTGCGGGACTGATTGGTAATGAGGATTGTTCCTTACTGTCAGACGTGGCAGACCCCTTTTGTAGTAAATCCAATATAAAATTGTCTGCAGCAGTGTTCTGCCCCCGTTAGATAGTAAGCAGGTGCTTTGTGTAGTTGTcaattccatttctgttttgtgcCAATAAACACTTTCTTTGATGTCAGCTCTTCTGGGAGAAGAAATTAAGTGGACTGAATGCTTTTGACAttgcagaggagctggtgaAAACAATGGACCTTCCAAAAGGTTTACAAGGTAATCAGAGTCTGCCCTTAACTCCAGGGGTGGCATTTTGATACCAATCAGCGGTGATCTGAAGGTATTGTGTTTGACCTCCTTGTTCTCCAGTGCTCGTCAGTGCTGTGGACCATTCCTGCTTCAGCAGGAACTGTTAGTACTGTGACTGGAAGTCTCGGTGCCCTTTGTCCTGAGGAGATACTGAAGCAAAgcttcttgacttttttttgtgtgtgtgtgtgtgtgtgtgtgttcattttCCAGAAGCAGAATGGAAACAGCTTCCATTCCCAATTAGGTTTTTCTTGTGTAACAGAATGAGGAATTGATCTAGGTTTAAATAACCCTGGAGAGAGTTGTACAGGTGCTGTTAGAAGTGTTTAGGACTGAGATTTATGTTGTGTTACCTTTCTAAATGACAGTATGTGCTttgcaattaaaatttaaataatgccTGTTATCCTGATTTGCTGTTCTTTGTCTTGTGCAATGTTGATTATCGCTTTTCCTCCCACTTGCAGGGGTTGGACCTGGTTGCACTGATGAAACCCTTCTCTCTGCTATAGCTAGTGCTCTGCACACTAGCACTATGCCTATCACCGGACAGCTGTCCGCAGCTGTAGAGAAGAATCCTGGAGTTTGGCTAAACACCTCACAGCCACTTTGCAAAGCATTTATGGTGACAGATGAAGATATTAGGTATTAAATAGAAATATCACTTACTGTCTTGGAACaaggtagaaaaaaattgttacacAAAGCTGTTCTCATACAGGCATGTACTTAAAGcccattattttttattttgaccaTGGTTACTCTGAGGTTTCAGGttcatatttgtttttcatgtcagagtatgtctgcttttattgaaaaaggTGTCTGAGTAACCTCGATTAAGGCGCCTCTAAGCAAAGAAGGGATTGGAGAAATCCTGAACAGTGCATTTCGATTCTCTTCACCTTACTGTGTGTCAGCACAGGACCAAATAAAATCACTAACTGCTGCGGTGGCAGTGAACAAGGATGCAATTTATTTAGGTATAGCTTGCTTTCAGTAATTAATTATATTGCTAAATCAAGACTGGTCAAATTCAACTTTAAGCACTTGATAGAGAACTGAATATACTGAAGACACTAATCTGAAAGCACGCTACTTTGCATTCATTAACAGTGTTTAAAGGTAGTACTTGTTTTGACTGTTCGACTGATAAATCTTTTTGAATTACaggataacttttttttgtgcttGATTTATATATGAATGACCAGGAAAAATGGTCTGTTTATAACTTTGTGATTTCCTGTGGCTGAGATGAAATAGGAGTCCCATGAGCTGCTGATTGTTGATCACTTCTTTACTATGACTGACAGAAAAGGAGCTGTAGAATTTAAGGTTGTGACTCAAAAGGAGAATGAGCAAAAAGATTGAAATGGtcagaaacttaattttctcCAATCTCATTTCTGGAGATCTGAGCAGGGTAGCCTgactttttcttgtttgaattAATATTAGTgctaggaatttttttaaaaaaaaaaaaaaaaaagatcttgagTCAGCTGCTAGATTAGGCGAATTTCAGGCAGAATTAAAAATTGTGCAGTCAATGCTAAGGACTTGTAATAGGAAATACTGGAcaactttttaaagtgtttctttcatcttcacTTACAGTATAATGccaggcaattttttttacaatgcaGTTCTTACAGAGAGCTCTTTCAAAGCCATGCTTGTCTGCCCAGCCTCATGTATGAGGGATTTAAGATTCCTTTCTCTTGAAAGAGGCAGCTTTGAGGACTGATGTCGATGTTCGTTGATTTGGGGCAGGAAGCAAGAGGAACTGGTGCAGCAGGTGCGAAAGAGGCTGGAGGAAGCTCTGATGGCTGACATGCTTGCCCATGTGGAGGAAATAGCAAGAGATGGGGAAGCACcttcagagaaagaaggaggcgaggaagaaggagaagaggaagaggaggaggaggagcaggaccATGACCAGGAGATGGAGAATGTATAGTCCAGGTAATGTGATAGCATCCTTTCTCACCTTAAACTGTACTTCATTGAACGCAGAAATGTTTCAGAAGGAATCTTAGTATATATTGACAagtctttgctttttaacatgTACTTTCAAAGCTGTAGTAGCCatgcttttgggaaaaaaaatcaaatattttgatGTGTGTGATGTCTGGTGAGTGCTTGCATTGTCATGGAGTGCTCTGGGCCTTATGCCTGTGTCAGGTGGTCTAAATGTGTAACCAGAATGTGTATGTAAGTGCTTGAAGGATTCTGTCTTGAAAGTGGATCagttcttaaaaatgtatttgtcttGCAATGTCAATTTTTCCcccctatttatttatttattacttccTATGATAGACAAGAGGACACTGTGGGCAGAAAGGACAACTGCCACCTTATGGACTCAGCTTCTCCCCCTGCCTCTCtcacttttgcatttttagtaCACGATTTCTTGCAGTTTACATTAGAGGAGGGCACGTTtgtggaatttttaaaataatatttgcagaTTGTTAGAAAAAGGCAACCTGTCCATCAAAAGAGGGAATTTGCTAAAAAACTTTATATGTGGTGGGAATTTATAAACTGAAGGTTACAGAAGAACGTATATATTCAAAATCtggaaacatttgaaaaatttaaGATAGCGTAACAGTAGTACCTACCGGATTCACAGAAATGTGCCTTTACATTGTGCATCCCTTAAAATTAACACAAAGGGCTTGCTTCTTGTTTTCAAGTATACCTCTGACTTTCACTTGTGTGGTGGAACTTTTTAAAGGTGcgctcagaatttttttttattgtcttgtAAACCAAAATAGCTCTGAATAATGAATCATTACTGTGTAGCAGCGCAGAAAAAAGCGTATACATAAGGCCAGGTCAAGATACACCGACAGGAATTCCCTTAAATGTTGTATTTTCCACTAGATAGTGACAGTGCACTGTGCTACAAAGCAGAgtttttccttgctgtgttCCTTGATGTGACCCTAGCCAGGAGCACTGTATGTATCGTCACTGGAGCTCATGCAGTGAGATGAAAACAGAActcactgattttaatttttggtCATTTTAAGTTTTAGCCTAAGAAAAGCAATTAGtgttctgctgctgaaatagGATAGCCAATACCCTGGGTGCTTCATTATGTATACTCCAGAGCCTGTGAGGCAAGAATCAAGAAtgtggaggggggaaaaagggaatttttaGGATgaatagcagaagaaaagaaaagccccTTTGGAGGGAgtggcagctgtatttcagGTAGAAGGAGGAGTGATATATGTTAAGCAATCCTTCAGGCTGGAAGGTTGATTATAATGTGAAATCTATTTGGCCTTTGGGAGACTCCGTCTTATATCTGGGCTCtctctattttcctgttttaccACATCACTAACAGTAGCTTTATTTGGACAGTGAATATCTTGCATTCCTTTCTACTACAAAGGTCTGGCAACAGCAAAGAACCAGAATAAACTGTCTGCTGAAGGTGAAAAACAGGAGATAAAGAAATGGCTATGTTATGGCAATGGTGCTTTATTCTTTTAAGGGCTTACTTGCtataaagatataaaaagtTCTTACTGACTTAcaaggtctttttttctctttcttctaggGAGTTCCATCTAAGAATTCCCAGTATAAACCCTATCAGCAGGGTCAGCACAACTATTTACAAAGCCAAGAGTGTCTGCCAAGTAAATTGCACCAACAATCCAACTGTACCTATGAGCATTTTGATGTACACTTCAGGAAATGTTGAGAAGCTGATGGTTCATTAATTGCTGGGTAGTTTTGAAGATGGAACTTGACTAAACTCTactccccttcctttttctaaagGGGTAGGGTAATCGGGAATGCAAAAGTGGGAGGGAATAAAGGAATATAAAATGGTGGGAGGGAAAATACTAGGAACCAAAtttcctgtctcttttttttttttttttttgttgtgggtcACTGATAGGTGAtacatttttaagcttttctatTAAAGTACCTTTAACAATGACCCATAGAAACAATTTTCTCTCTAACACGAGTGGGAGAGATGCTGTTTCACTCCTTGGCTACTCTGCTGTAGGCTACCTGTTTGTACCAGACTGTCGGGAGGTCATTTTATGCTGTGGATTGTCATTCCATATGTCAATTCGGGTCGctgaatttccttttcctcGAAAGACCACATTGGTCTTGGAAGTGTAGTCTCAGAGATGAACTGCCAGTGCCTCTTCCACCTGAGGTTTTGATTAGTAGGGGAAGTTACACTTGAGGAATTGGTCTTACATCAATGGCAATTGGTTTTTTTAGTTAGTTCCAGCACCACACTGAATGCACTGCCGTGCATGTTTTTGATACGGAGTTGTGTGTATGTCTGAGCATAGCCGAACAGAGTTCTGAAGATAAATATACCCACTCTGTGGtatattttgctttggtttaagTCAGGTCAGAAGGACCTTCTCAACTCGGAATGGAAGGATGACTCATTTCTGACTGACAATGAGGAaaccttcctcctttctcttctggtGCCAAGAACCCTgacctctgtttctgtgtgtgcaGAGGGACGGGGATCCATTCCAATAGGTGTGTCTACACATCTGCTTTTGTGTGCAGTAATGTTCTGACctcttttaaaacaagaaaggaaaaaggttgATTTTTCTATAATTGATATCTAAAAATGAATCTAAAGCTTTTTATTAAGTATTAAATCTTTCTTATTTGCATGTGCAGTGAAGTGACCAGCATTTTGTGTCCAAAAATGAAATGATGTGAAACCTGCCTTAATGTGTTTATAAGTATTTGGCTTCACCATGGGTACCTTGATTGATTCCTCAGTCTCTTCTAGTACGTCTGTGAGCATATTGGGGTAACTTGTGGCTAAAAATGGATTTATCTGGGGAGGGAGGatagggagaggggaggaagatgAGAGTTTATAGCTTGGAGAATGTGTTGACTAggttgcaaaattattttagtcttAGGGTATCCATTGCATAATTCATGCGTGGATGTCTCAGCTGAGAGTACAGTATAAAGTGGTGGATTAAATATTGTGCCACTAACCAATTGTACAAGTTGTTGGTACCCCAAAACTTGGGGAAGAAAGTAGCTCCCAGAGCCTTTATCATGTAAGAATGATTAGCAGTGACAGCAAGGGACCAGGGGAATTGCCTGGAAAGTAATAGCCTTTGGGAGTAGTGCAGCTTAGTGATCTGAATAGGTTTAAGCTCCTTGAAAAATATCCCATGCCAAAGTGATTGATACTGTATTAACTCTTTTCttgaaagatttgaaaatacaaaattctttGGTATTGCTCATTTGGAGTACTGCAAGAAGACTGAATTgtactttgctgctgctctacCAGGTATTGCTTTGGGGAACCTTACCTGGTACTGCAGccagtgaaaattattttcctttttgaacaGTCTGTTATGGTTATTATTCTGTAAATCTGTCCTCTTGTAATTCATTGTGTTGAATTAAATGTTTCTCACAAAGTAGAGATTCTTCTAGTCTGCGTCAAGCCCCCACCTGGAGTTTTTGTACTATGCCCCTTCCAGTCATTTCTGTGGAGACACTCTTGCTTTTTTATTGTGGGCTCCATTCTGAGATTTGGATCTTGGTATTTGGGACCCGGCAGAGGGGATTACAGAGTGAAACTTGTCGAAAGCCAGTTCTTGCTGCGGAGTCCTGCTGTGTCCTCACCATGTAAGAGGCTGCCAGGGTGTCCTGTCTAAGGGGCAAATTGCTCATATGGTCCTTTGAATCTCAGCTCTAGCAGTTTATAACCCACATTAGAGGTATTCCTTTGACCATGGCAATTTTGTTCTgacactatttcttttttaaaacttgtttagTATCTAGCGATgtctttatttacttttatttgaaTCTAAATATATTATAAACACATGTATATTATAAACACATGTAGCACCAGAACTTAGATGATTGAGATGTTGATACTAATATTTTGATACGTTGAATATCAAGTTTAAATTGCTGCCAGCTTGTGTGCCAACTCTTTTGTTTTCACCACTCTACTTTCCCTATCcagctctctttctttccttcagtcctttaaaaagttcattaatgttttcattCGTATGGAGGAGCTGACTGTTCAGAGTACCAAAAAGGGGCCCAGGACTCCTGTCGTATCCAAAGAAACTAAAATAACTTTACCTGCTTATCGAGACAggtaagtaaataaaatattccttttaaatGAGCCTGATGTCTTTCTCATGTTGCTGCAATAATAACTGGATTAGTTTGTCTTATCACAGCCTACTGCCATGGATGTGACTGATGGGCATATAGTGGTCTGCCATCATGTAATATATCCCCAAGATGGAGAAAGCAGTTGTTACTTGAGGCATATCTTGTTAAGCAGATGATTAGTAAAGAACATACTTAAGAAAAATAGAGTGGAATTGGGGGCAAAACTTACCTGTTATTAATATACAGCGGTTGTTACATGAGAACTTATTAACGGTGGCGTTGTCCATTGTTCCGTCTGTGATCAAGTTCATCTGCTTGGAGAAGTACTAGTGAGGGAATGCTTTCGAAACTAGTAATTCTTTCAGTCAGTGGTAACGGCACCTTCCTGTCGCCCTCAAAtattatgtatatatgtaataCGGAGCTGCAATGTGAAGTAGCCTTAGGTTTGTCCTGCACAGTTTGCACTGGTAAgctattttgattattttctaCTAAAACAATAGTACCAAGCTCTGTGGATGGATAGTTATACTGATACAGTTTAATCCTCTTCGGAGATAATACATAAGCATATTTTAATGGTCCTTATGCAGTGTCACTAAGAGGTAGGATCTTGTCCAGTACAGCTAAggttttgcatctttttctctAGACAGTGTAATTTTGGGTACATACCACCTGAGTTCACATAAGCTATATTTCTTATGCTGTGTCATGCTCAGTCAGGTTTTTCTCGTTTTATCTGGAAACAGCAGCCAGCCTAATTCTAGAGGGCACTGGTTGGAGGAGATTGGGGGATGGAGTGGTTTCATAGATGTTGGTAGATAGGATGAAAATCCTCGAAATGCCGTTTTACTCTGCAAAGGTAACTTTGTAAAAAGAGGCTCCTTGTTATTTAGAACTTCTGATTTTATCTTGTGCAAAGTGTGCTGGAGCTGTTCCATTAAGATGgctcaattattttcttttcctccgctttgttttgcaaaactAACAAAGGGAATGTAGTTATCTCCCTGTTTGTATTACCAGTGTTATTTTTACCGAATTCTAGTTGGATGAAATTTTGTGCAATcagtaaaaataacaaactTGCATGGATATTGGTACGGTCTGGATTTGGCCTGCAGAACTGTTGTAGGTGGTTCTGACCAGGAAAAGTTAGCTTCATTCACGTCTGAAATTGAGCTTGCTGAACTGGCTTTTGAGCAAGAAAAGGGaggagttttctttcttgtaaaCTGAGCacatcaggaaaggaaaacagtaatgAATGACATGGCTGGACTCCGGGAATGTAGGCATGTTAAACCCTGCCTGTGGAGGCTTTGGTGTCATGGCTGTGAGTTGTTTTCTAGTGATAATATTaggtcaaaaatatttttgaagttatAATTCATGGATAAGTTTACACTCTTGTTCTAATTCCCATGTGAAAGGAGGCTAGCTGAAATGAATTTTCCAAATCAGAAACTTGTTTTCATCAGTAAAACAAATCTTAGTTACCGTGGGCACTGAAAGCATGCACTGTGTACCAGGCAGACTCTGCTGAATGGAAGCTTTTGATCAGTGCTAGTTTATCAGCTACTGGTCGAGGTAATTTTGCTTCTTTATAGCCCTAAGAGATTGCCCTAATGCTCTTTTcgataaaggaagaaaatgttgaaTGTGAGTATAAGtgaggggttaaaaaaaaaaaaattacattttgcagcTGTCTTGCTGAAAACTAACCTTGTACAAGCTGGCTGTGGTAATTTGAGGAATAGAGGGAAGTGGCCGCAAGCTGTCCTGTTAGTTAAAAGTTTCATTGTGTCAAATTAGTATTTGTGCTAGTCATGTGAAAGGCACCCAGTTGCATAGCTCAAGGCTGCAtccacatatttttaaaagactttaaatCCACTGATGCTGCTGTACCTTCTGTAGAGCGGCAGGGTCATTCTGTCTCTGTAGTTTATGTTGTGTAGCCATACAACAGCAGTCTCCCTGGTTTAAGACTTTATCCTTCAGAACACACAAGCTGTTCACCTGAAGCTTTCTTTCCAGGCTTATTTCTGATGTTGGATATTACTTCTAATCTTCTATCCTTAAATTTCCTGACCTAATACTTATTCACCCCTGTCTAACTTTGTCTTGGCTCCTGCTTATCAGCTTCCAATTGTTCTTTTAAGATCATTATGAAATATATTCTtgcctttcttccctcccataTGCTATCGAATTTTACCTCTGTGGCAACTGTAACACTTTTGTATGTGGGAATTATTTTAGCAACTTACCCCCCTGGTAGATCTTTCTGATGGAAGTGTACAGCGTGCCCAACCCGGTGGCTCCTTCCAGGCTCACCAGCAGCATTTACGGGTTCGGAGCAGCCATTGCAAATGGCAAGAGGCCCTGGGACCTCAAATGCAAAGGCTTGCACTTAAAGGAAGCGTGGCCCTGTCCATCTGCACCCAGTTTTCTCACTATCTTCTGTTTGGATCTGTTCCTGGGGTCTGATAACCTGCCTACACactcagctcttccttctgaCTCTACACCTGGTTGCttgggtggtttggtttggttttttttttccccactcctaCTCTTTACTACTTTGCAGGAGGTAGATAAAGCAGAACATCTGAAAGCATAACTAGTCTTTCAGCACTTCTGAGTCATGTCCctttttgtcttgctttaaaGAGAGCCCATTCTGTCTAGACTGATTCTCCTGGTCCTCAAAAAGAAGGTAGAATAACATGTTtaaagggggagggggcagaagaATGTTTGTTTAACGaagaaaaagtaagtttttCAGGATTAACTCTCCAGTCAGACAATCCTATTTATTTGGGATTACGTTCATAAGAACAATCTCCAAGAGTCCAGGTGCCCGTGCAAGTCTTTGGATGATACTATTCCCtatcaaataaaatgcatattctTAGCTGTTGTCGATCTGAACAGAAATTTCTGCCTACACTAGAACTGCTTAATAACAGACTTTTCCTTCGTGGTTGGTTGAGGTTCCCAGTGTTGCATATTTTAGCTCCCTGTTTTAAATAAGTGTACAGATAGCCATGAGAAGGCGGTGTACTAattttgcagcacagaaaataatgtcCTGCATGGGACGTAGTGAGCTAAAAACTTGGATTTGTTCTCAGATTAGCAGGGATTAACTCTGTTCCCCTGAACTAATGAGGGAAAACCATTACCCTTCAGTTTGACCACATGACTAGCTGGAGTATATGAGAGAACAGCATTTGCTAAATGATATTTACAGTGATAGAGCATTTATgagaatgaggagaaaaaacattttgaacttCAGAATGACCCACCAAATTGCACTTGAAATTGTCAGGGTTATTGGTTAGCAATCTAATTTAGTATTGATGAGTACTGATATAACACTAGCTGCTGGTAATATATAATATTTACCGAGAAtggtaaattaatatttatttaattcattaaataaatatctTAAAGCTTAGTGTTTtaccttaagagagtcacaAATGGAAATAGCTTGAGACCATGCAGAATTGGAATAGGAAAGCAATGAACGACCTTTTAACTGGTTTGTGTCTAGTGGCAAGGTTCAGGAACTGCTTAGCTGTAGGAATCTGGTTTCATTTGCATATACAAATTACAGGTCTTCCGATAAATAGACCCCCAAGTTTGAGCTTTCAGAAGGTGAATGCTAGAAAGTTAttacttggttttgtttgtaatttGAGTCCTGTTCTCTGTCCTGGATTAGCCTATCAAGCACATTTTATGGGGTTTAGTGATCTGAAGGGCTGTAAAACTTGAAATCTTGGTGTACcatcctttatttttcatgcttttgtcTGATCTGTAATTCTTAGTTTTCTATCAAGTGGCTGCTCCACAACTTCTCAGAAAATCTACCTGAAAGCTAGATTCTTCATGAATCTAATACATGAAAAACAGATGTTTGCTAATGGCTTCCCCCAAAGTGCTTTTTTAATGTGCTGCTGTAGTAGGGAAATCTGTTAAGATAAAGTTGTGGTGGTGATACTAAGAGGTAACAGAAAAAAGGCTGCTCGGCCTGTTGGTGCTGAGAGGATCACAGTTGTCCATGTTTTGAGTTACAGAATAGTTGGTAAGTTGTAGCATGTGCCTCTAATACAGTTTTTGCATGTCATGTTGACATTGAGCCTTATCACCTTGAGCTGTCTCCATATGTTGTTCCCCTCAGTCAGCTACTCTGTGAGATGATTGATCTCAGACTTAGGTCATTTTTCAAGTTACAGATCTTGTCAATCTGTCTGGCTCCACCTACATGCAGTGATTCAGCTCCTGATGTGCTGAAATATTCCCTTAAGCCTTCCCACACACAAGTAAAGACTTTTTTATAATTCTTCTCTAAGCTGTACCACCTCTTCTGTGCTGTGCTCAAAGCCTGTATTTTTTGCATGATGTTTGCATGTGCTTGAAGAACAGTGCAGGAAGCAGAGTTTGATCCCCTAAAGAGTGAGAGGAGCAACAACAATAGTtctgtaaa encodes:
- the MBD3 gene encoding methyl-CpG-binding domain protein 3 isoform X4, which gives rise to MDLSTFDFRTGKMLMNKMNKNRQRMRYDCSNQAKGKPDLNTALPVRQTASIFKQPVTKITNHPSNKVKSDPQKAVDQPRQLFWEKKLSGLNAFDIAEELVKTMDLPKGLQGVGPGCTDETLLSAIASALHTSTMPITGQLSAAVEKNPGVWLNTSQPLCKAFMVTDEDIRKQEELVQQVRKRLEEALMADMLAHVEEIARDGEAPSEKEGGEEEGEEEEEEEEQDHDQEMENV
- the MBD3 gene encoding methyl-CpG-binding domain protein 3 isoform X2, producing MERKSAFPLGQASPGRDRTLSHFSPSGKKFRSKPQLARYLGSSMDLSTFDFRTGKMLMNKMNKNRQRMRYDCSNQAKGKPDLNTALPVRQTASIFKQPVTKITNHPSNKVKSDPQKAVDQPRQLFWEKKLSGLNAFDIAEELVKTMDLPKGLQGVGPGCTDETLLSAIASALHTSTMPITGQLSAAVEKNPGVWLNTSQPLCKAFMVTDEDIRKQEELVQQVRKRLEEALMADMLAHVEEIARDGEAPSEKEGGEEEGEEEEEEEEQDHDQEMENV
- the MBD3 gene encoding methyl-CpG-binding domain protein 3 isoform X3 encodes the protein MERKSPSGKKFRSKPQLARYLGSSMDLSTFDFRTGKMLMNKMNKNRQRMRYDCSNQAKGKPDLNTALPVRQTASIFKQPVTKITNHPSNKVKSDPQKAVDQPRQLFWEKKLSGLNAFDIAEELVKTMDLPKGLQGVGPGCTDETLLSAIASALHTSTMPITGQLSAAVEKNPGVWLNTSQPLCKAFMVTDEDIRKQEELVQQVRKRLEEALMADMLAHVEEIARDGEAPSEKEGGEEEGEEEEEEEEQDHDQEMENV
- the MBD3 gene encoding methyl-CpG-binding domain protein 3 isoform X1 is translated as MVLPFSRHNQNKSFSSEHFSAFPLGQASPGRDRTLSHFSPSGKKFRSKPQLARYLGSSMDLSTFDFRTGKMLMNKMNKNRQRMRYDCSNQAKGKPDLNTALPVRQTASIFKQPVTKITNHPSNKVKSDPQKAVDQPRQLFWEKKLSGLNAFDIAEELVKTMDLPKGLQGVGPGCTDETLLSAIASALHTSTMPITGQLSAAVEKNPGVWLNTSQPLCKAFMVTDEDIRKQEELVQQVRKRLEEALMADMLAHVEEIARDGEAPSEKEGGEEEGEEEEEEEEQDHDQEMENV